A genomic segment from Lytechinus variegatus isolate NC3 chromosome 10, Lvar_3.0, whole genome shotgun sequence encodes:
- the LOC121422590 gene encoding zinc finger BED domain-containing protein 6-like: MDSRYKVPSRTFFSDTVIPELYRDVVSGLKEELATAMCGVSLTTDMWRSHQNREYMCVTFHWTNQVNNQFIRRQALVSLKEFPEATTAVNIQEHLNEVMAEWLPPRKKLLFSVSDNGANIKRCLIDAADGDFSLGWVPCAAHCLNLTTRNSLDQQAVKDSLKAVRTLVSKVKNSHPVKRRFEELLNLHYPDQPHRPLVKDVDTRWNSTLDMVKSVLKYRDAAESLANDRIMIGFQDFQRPRVFSHWSQVFDLLNGVIDALQPSKEATLMVSSDDSSLADYIPLIKGFSKQLSQLSASPNHAVNVGSLLDDLREKWRTRMDWVASPTPGEDEDERELNEQVILRMFHVSTVFDPR; the protein is encoded by the exons ATGGATTCCAGGTACAAAGTTCCATCTAGAACATTTTTTTCGGACACTGTTATCCCTGAACTTTATCGAGATGTCGTTAGTGGCCTCAAAGAGGAATTGGCAACGGCCATGTGTGGGGTCAGCTTAACAACTGACATGTGGAGATCGCATCAAAACAGGGAATATATGTGCGTGACATTTCACTGGACTAACCAAGTTAACAACCAG TTCATCAGACGTCAAGCTCTTGTGAGTTTGAAGGAATTTCCTGAGGCCACAACTGCTGTCAACATCCAGGAACATCTGAACGAAGTAATGGCGGAGTGGCTCCCCCCACGTAAGAAGCTTCTTTTCTCCGTCAGTGACAACGGGGCAAACATTAAGAGGTGTTTAATTGATGCAGCGGATGGAGACTTTAGTTTGGGTTGGGTACCCTGTGCTGCACATTGTTTGAACTTAACTACAAGGAATAGTCTTGATCAGCAAGCGGTAAAGGACAGTCTCAAAGCAGTCCGTACTCTCGTAAGCAAGGTGAAAAACTCTCATCCTGTCAAGAGGAGATTCGAGGAGCTGCTCAATCTCCATTATCCTGACCAACCACATAGACCACTGGTAAAGGATGTTGATACAAGGTGGAATTCGACTCTCGATATGGTTAAGTCTGTCTTAAAATATCGAGATGCCGCCGAATCTCTAGCAAATGATAGGATCATGATAGGATTTCAAGACTTTCAACGGCCAAGAGTATTCTCCCATTGGTCCCAAGTTTTCGACCTGCTGAATGGAGTCATCGATGCCTTGCAGCCATCAAAGGAGGCCACGCTGATGGTTTCATCAGATGACAGTTCACTCGCTGATTACATCCCTCTCATCAAGGGCTTCAGCAAACAACTCAGTCAACTCAGTGCTTCTCCCAATCATGCTGTAAATGTAGGCTCACTCCTCGATGACCTTCGTGAGAAATGGAGAACAAGAATGGATTGGGTAGCATCACCAACACCAGGAGAGGACGAAGATGAGAGGGAATTGAATGAACAAGTGATTCTTCGCATGTTTCATGTATCAACTGTCTTTGACCCTAGGTGA